ACACTGACATTGATATGACTTGTGTCCAACTGGGCATCTATTCATTCAATAAATGGGTGTGTATGCTGCCTCTGTAtgggttcttttctttccttttctcagATTTTACTGTGCCATCTGCTGTTTTACACCAAAATGAGATGAATATCACACGATGTAGCCAGTAAATAAaccctttttatttaattacttccACTTGCATTTTCAATTTCAGATGATTTCTTACGAATGATAACATATCATTTTAAGAAgcatattctaatatttaaattcgaAACTTTAGCTGGGTGAGCCTTATGAGAATTTATCTggtaaaaatgattaaataagaTCCAACAggtttaaagaagaaaaggacgAACTGTACAGTgtcttcttttaatttatgatatgTGTATCTTTGAAAGTTCAAACTTCAAAAGGTGTTTGTTTTAAGTTTAGGAAACCACATGCTTATAGGTTACTTATAGGCATAGGCTTGTATGCATAATGCATCCTCTCCTCTTCTTAAAATAAGTTTAACTATTGAAGACTAAAGGCATGGAGATAAGGTTCAAGTTGTCCAGTTTTGGATTGCAATCTTTACAATATAACCTTAAACTATTACAATAGTACATTCAAAATTATGTGCTCCTCGTGCACCCttttcattactctttttaattttttgtgcTATTTTGTAAGGCAATTTTAAATGTAGAGAGAGTGGATTTGGTGCAACTAGAAGGTGCCTAAATCAGAAGGAATGGTAAAATAGGCATTACCAAGAACTCCTCTTAAAGTCATTAATTTTGAAcacttttgttttcttttcttggttgGTATTAACTGCATGCAAAAGTACAGTACTGCCCATAAAGGCCAGCATGTACTGTATTCATTTCACATTTGCAAGAGTTAAAAGATTCAAGTGCCCTTGactaaggaaaagaaaaggggtgCTCCATCTATGGTTTATGAGAAAGAGAAAGCAAGACAAAGCTTATAATATGAATCCtcatttgttttttaattagatttatttctctttcttgacCTTCTTCCCTCTTCTTCCTTGCCTACTCTACTCATGGTTtccttcatttctttctttaatacTTCATGCATGAAGTAGTTATTCTTCTACCTCTCTTTGCTCAACCCTTTAACATACAGAGAAACTCACTACTCGGGTACTTCTCAATATGGCATCCATGAATAACTGGTTAGGCTTCTCCCTTTCCCCTCATGAACTGCCATCACATTCTGATCATCATCAAGATCATCACTCTCAAAACACAGCCTCTCGCTTAGGTTTCCATTCCGATGAAATCCCTGGTGCTGATGTCTCAGGCGAATGCTTCGATCTCCCTTCTGACTCGACTGCTCCTTCTCTCAACCTCCCTGCCCCTTTTGGTATTCTTGAAGCTTTCAGAAACAACCAGTCTCAAGGTTTGTACCATAAAGCTAGCACCTTCCGAAACAATAGTACTAAAACCCTAATCCTCTATTTTTAGTTCTCAAAAAGCATCATCAGGCTACTGTAAAGATATTAACATAGTGAAAATGACTTCTTGTGGTTTTCAAATAGTCtaagtgtttttctttttgttgcgTCTCCCAGAACTAGAACTAatggttttgtttttctttgccTTCCTTTGCAGATTGGAATATGAAGGGTTTAGGCATGAACCCAGGTACCACCTACAAAACAAACTCAGACCTTTCTATGCTCATGGGTAGTTCATGCAATACCCAAAGTATTGATCAGAATCAAGAGCCCAAGTTAGAAAACTTCCTTGGTGTCCATTCTTTTTCCAATCACGAACACAAGCTTCCTGCTTGCAATACTATGTATAATACAGGTACTGGGGACTACATGTTCCAAAACTGCTCTTTACAACAGGCTACACCAAATGATAGAACAAGCAACGGTGAAGGTACTGACAGTATCAATGCTAGCAGTAGCAATAGTTCTATTGGTTTATCAATGATCAAGACCTGGCTGAGAAACCAGCCAGCACCGacacaacaacaacaacagcaACAACAAGAAACCAAGAACACTAATGGCGGTGGTGCACAAAGTTTGTCTCTTTCTATGAGCACTGGGTCACAGTCAGGCTCACCTTTGACACTTCTTGCAGCAAATGGAGAAGGCAATAATAGTAGTGGAGATCACAGTTCTTCTTCTGATAATAATAAGCAGCAAAAGACAACAACACTTACAAATGGCATCGATAGCCAAACAGGCGCTATTGAAGCAGTTCCAAGAAAATCAATTGATACATTTGGACAAAGAACATCTATATACCGTGGTGTAACAaggtatatatgtatatattcgTTAAAAATACCCATGaatctttcttcttctaaacCTTGAAAGATTCTCTCTTTTGTTAGTACTTTGTTTCCTGTTATTATTACATTTGAGTTGGCAATATGTAGTAataattttagggttttgttttcttgcaGGCATAGATGGACAGGTAGATATGAGGCTCATCTATGGGATAATAGTTGCAGAAGAGAAGGACAAACCCGAAAGGGAAGGCAAGGTATGGGTTtacattatttataattaaaaagaattttataaacatacaaatttataggaaaaaaaaaaactctactTTGCATATATCAGTAGATTCTGTGGAAATGgaaaatgatttctttttattctcacCCTTTCGATTAATCATTCGTTTATggtgtttcaattttaatactaaCTCTGTGTGCTGCCCTTTTCGGATGATGCTTACATATCTTCATGTGGGGCTTCCTAAATCTCATTTCAGTTTATTTGGGTAaggattatttttctttcttttttctgataAAGTTTTCATATATGATAATGCTTACATCTAAAAACCAATCTCATTTTGGAACTCTTTTTGGCTTgatttaaattcataatagGTGGATatgacaaagaagaaaaggcaGCTAGAGCATACGATTTAGCAGCATTGAAATACTGGGGCGCCACTACCACCACCAATTTCCCTGTATGTTTCTACTTTTCTTCGCTTTTTAAGGCATTTTTGGCTCATTAAtatcactttcttttttcttttcagtgttactctttttttgggtttggtTATATTTGGTCTGGACCAATGTAGGCCAATGCATTGACATGCAGTTCTTTTAAGTGAAACACTAGTGGAGAGAAAAGTTTGGAGTATtgttttatattgattttccttttaaattttgttttacatattttaagcTCTAGTGCCCCCCAAAAGAATCCCAATAACGGGGATTATGTGCCCTAATACAGAAGAAAATGAAGGACTGTGTAATCTGTGCGTACAATTTCACCGTCATACGTGGGTCTTGTTTACTGATACTGAAACCTTTTTCTGTAAAATCTGTTAAACTGCAGATTAGCAACTATGAAAAAGAGTTAGAAGAAATGAAGCACATGACAAGGCAGGAATATGTTGCGTCTTTGAGAAGGTACTTACAAATGCCGTTGTCTTCTATTCACCTCACCAAATCGAAAATgttacttaatatatatatatctcttgAATGCAGGAAGAGTAGTGGGTTCTCTCGTGGTGCATCCATCTATCGAGGAGTGACTAGGTGATTAATTTTCCCTGGAGCCTACTCAagattaattatctaattaatgtCTTTTACTGAATTcctaattctttctttttttatttaatttttgttgttCACTGATACGATAGTAAACCTAATACTTGATTAATGATCCAAAATAATCCTGGGTCTTCCATCTTTTTGTAGACAAAAATCGTTTAGCACACATAAAGAAAATCTATGTAGTCAAGATTTATAGAATGTCTGACAAGATTACCAAGTTTATCATCTTAGagcaatgaaaatttatatataatgtgGTATTTCAATTGTACATCAGttacaaatttctttttgtttagcaattgtgtttttttcttgcttgctaattaattttttattttgttccaTATCCATATCCATATCTTAGACACCATCAGCATGGAAGATGGCAAGCAAGGATTGGCAGAGTTGCAGGGAACAAAGACCTTTACTTGGGAACTTTCAGTAAGCTTCTGATGCAGATTGCAGATTGCAGATTGTATTCAATTTAAACATGCAATTCAAGTTCTttggaaaattttaatttagtggAAAGTTGGAGTTTGATCCTGTTTGAACTTTGCAGGCACCCAAGAAGAAGCAGCAGAGGCGTATGATATAGCAGCCATAAAGTTCCGAGGATTGAATGCTGTAACAAACTTTGACATGAGTAGATATGATGTTAACAGCATCCTGGAGAGCAGCACATTGCCTATTGGTGGAGCAGCTAAGCGACTAAAAGATGCTGAGCAGGCAGATATGATTGATACACAAAGAACAGACACTGGCAATATCAGTTCACAACTAACGGATGGTATCGGCAGCTATGCCACCGCACTTCATGGTTGGCCTACTCTTGCATTTCAACAAGCTCACCCTCCTCATCAACCTTTTACCATGCATTATCCTTATGGACAAAGGCTCTGGTGCAAGCAAGAACAAGACACAGATACAAACCACAGCTTTCAAGATATTCATCAACTACAACTAGGCAACACCCACAATTTCTTTCAGCCTTCTGTTTTGCATAACTTAATGAGCATGGATTCTTCCTCAATGGAACATAGCTCTGGGTCTAATTCAGTTATGTATAGCAACGGAGGAGGAGGTCATGATGGAAGCAATCAAGGAATGGGTTACGGAAGCAATGGGGGTGGTGGGTACGCAATCCCATTAGCTACAGTTATAGCTAATAATAGTAATGATGATGGAAATCAAAATCAAGGGATTGGGTTTGGAGATGGTGAAGTCAAAGCACTTGGATATGAGAACATGTATGGATCATCAGATCCATACCATGCAAGAAACTTGTACTATCTTCCACAgcaatcatcatcatcctcaGGTGGGGCAGTGAAGGCAAGTGCATATGATCAAGGTTCGACATGTAACAATTGGGTTCCAGCTGCTGTTCCTACAATTGCTCCAAGGTCCAACAATATGGCTGTCTGCCATGGAGCTTCAACATTTACAGTGTGGAATGATACGTAAAGAAAGATTGTGGGGTTGGGGTGCATATTGGAAGGAAGAATACATACTGATGGTCAAGATCATAGGGGGCtaggaagaagaaaagcaaaaacaaCAAGAAATGGAATGTATACAGAAATGATTTtcctaattttgatttttcatgGTCCTTTCTTCCTTCAATATTTCACTAATATAGACTTAAAAGGAAGATgggcttctttttctttttttcttttttaatctaacTTGGCAGGATTAAAATGTTATGATTAAAGGGATCTAAGTGAAGTTAAGGAATAGCAATGTAAGAGCTTAAGATGGTCTTATTTGCTTTGGGGGAACTTCATATGGATTTAGATCCTCGGAATAGTCTTTTTAACACCAGACTTtgtaattttgaataacataGTTACTATACAAAGAATGggatttccttttttcttcttcttttccttgtgCATTAAATTAATGACATATTTCGAGTGTACCAAAATGAATTTAACTGAgaacttaaaagaaattccatTACTTAAGAGTTCGAATCCACACagcaaatattaaattttgaataaccttctttcttcatttaattcaaataccttataaaaataattgaataattaacaGGTTTactttaacatatatatataagactatatttacattaatttaaataaacagctttttcaatataaatttattcaatatttggctaataatttctttatccTGATTGTGGTGTACCAAGTTTATGTTCTCAATTATTCACAAactataaataagtaaattaaataacaaagtATCAACTGTAAAA
The sequence above is drawn from the Ricinus communis isolate WT05 ecotype wild-type chromosome 7, ASM1957865v1, whole genome shotgun sequence genome and encodes:
- the LOC8274244 gene encoding AP2-like ethylene-responsive transcription factor BBM2, with amino-acid sequence MASMNNWLGFSLSPHELPSHSDHHQDHHSQNTASRLGFHSDEIPGADVSGECFDLPSDSTAPSLNLPAPFGILEAFRNNQSQDWNMKGLGMNPGTTYKTNSDLSMLMGSSCNTQSIDQNQEPKLENFLGVHSFSNHEHKLPACNTMYNTGTGDYMFQNCSLQQATPNDRTSNGEGTDSINASSSNSSIGLSMIKTWLRNQPAPTQQQQQQQQETKNTNGGGAQSLSLSMSTGSQSGSPLTLLAANGEGNNSSGDHSSSSDNNKQQKTTTLTNGIDSQTGAIEAVPRKSIDTFGQRTSIYRGVTRHRWTGRYEAHLWDNSCRREGQTRKGRQVYLGGYDKEEKAARAYDLAALKYWGATTTTNFPISNYEKELEEMKHMTRQEYVASLRRKSSGFSRGASIYRGVTRHHQHGRWQARIGRVAGNKDLYLGTFSTQEEAAEAYDIAAIKFRGLNAVTNFDMSRYDVNSILESSTLPIGGAAKRLKDAEQADMIDTQRTDTGNISSQLTDGIGSYATALHGWPTLAFQQAHPPHQPFTMHYPYGQRLWCKQEQDTDTNHSFQDIHQLQLGNTHNFFQPSVLHNLMSMDSSSMEHSSGSNSVMYSNGGGGHDGSNQGMGYGSNGGGGYAIPLATVIANNSNDDGNQNQGIGFGDGEVKALGYENMYGSSDPYHARNLYYLPQQSSSSSGGAVKASAYDQGSTCNNWVPAAVPTIAPRSNNMAVCHGASTFTVWNDT